The Candidatus Tanganyikabacteria bacterium DNA window CGGTGGGCAGCACGACCTCGCTGCCCCGGACGATCGGCCGGCGGCCGGACTGCGCCTCGACGCGGCCGGCGAACTGCTGGGCCAGTTGCGCGGCGGTCAGGGCCGGCGCGGAAGCCTGCTCGACCTTCGATTGCGCCTGGCCGGATAGTGGGGCCGGCGTCCCTGCCGGCCTCGATCCGCAACCGGCCAGGGAAAGACTGAACACCGAGGCCGCGAGCGTGACCGCGATGGCCTTTTGCATCCCTTAAGTCCTCTCTAAGCGCCCCTTAACCTCCTTATAGCCTACCATGGACGATCGCTTGTTTCACATCGTCCTCTGGGAGCCGGAGATCCCTCCCAACACCGGCAACGTGGCCCGCCTCTGCGCGGCCCTGGGCCTGCCCCTGCACCTGGTCGGCCCGCTGGGCTTCCGCGTGTCGGATCGCGAAGTCCGGCGCGCCGGCCTGGATTACTGGGAGAGCGTGGATCTGCGCGTCTATCCCAACCGGCAGGCGTTCGAGGCCGCCAACCCCGCCGCTCCGGCCTGGTACTTCTCGACCAGGGGAGAGCGCACCTTCTGGGACGCGGCCTACAGTCCCGGCGACTACCTGATCTTCGGTTCGGAGACCCGCGGCCTGCCGCATGATCTCCTCGACGACGACCCGGATCGCGTCGTGCGCATCCCTCACGGTCCGGCCGTGCGCAGCCTCAACCTGGCGAACAGCGTGGCGATCGGCGTGTACGAGGCCCTGCGCCAGAACCGCGACCGCGCCGAGTGGCGCTCAGGGAAGTAGTACGCGCAGGCGGTTGTTGCCGAAGTCCGACACGACGAGGGTTCCGCCCAGGATGGCCAGCCCGACCGGACTGTCGAGGTCGGCCAGCAGCGCCGGGCCGCCGTCGCCGGCATTGCCCTTGCGGCCGGTTCCGGCCACGGTCCGGATGAAGCCGTCCGGGCCCACGGCGCGGATCTTGTTGTTGCCCATGTCGGCGACGAGCAGGGCGCCGTCGGCCGCCAGGGCCAGGGCGGCCGGGCCGTTGAGTTGTGCCTGCGTCGCGGGCCCGCCGTCGCCGGAGGCTCCCGCCGCGCCGGTCCCGGCCACCGTGCGAATGACGCCGAGGCTGTCCACGTGGCGCACGCGGTTGTTTCCGAAGTCGGCGATCCAGCAGCCGCCGCG harbors:
- a CDS encoding tRNA (cytidine(34)-2'-O)-methyltransferase; translation: MDDRLFHIVLWEPEIPPNTGNVARLCAALGLPLHLVGPLGFRVSDREVRRAGLDYWESVDLRVYPNRQAFEAANPAAPAWYFSTRGERTFWDAAYSPGDYLIFGSETRGLPHDLLDDDPDRVVRIPHGPAVRSLNLANSVAIGVYEALRQNRDRAEWRSGK